The DNA sequence GGACGAAGGTCCCGTAGCCGGCCCGGGCGCCGAGCAGCCCGACGTGGACGAGCGATCGCAGCGCCTCCCGCACGCTGTTGCGGCTCACGCCGAGCTCCTGCGTCAGCTCGGCCTCGGTCGGGATCAGCGACCCGACCGGGAACTCACCCTCCGCGATGCGGCGCCGGAGCTGATCGGTCACCTGCTCGGCAAGGGTGATATTCGGGGTGATGCGGCTCATCCCCCGAGCGTACCCGTCCAATCAGCCAAATGTCCAACAATTGTGATCGCCGAAGGGCACGTAAACGCCCTCAAATGCGGGTTTTAGGGGCGTTTACGTGCCCTTCGGCGGTGGTGGTGGGTCAGTGGGCGCGTGGGGTGAGGGCGTCCAGCGTCGCCACATCCTCCGCGCTCAGCTCGAAGTCCAGCTCGGCGTTCTCCGCGATCCGGTGCGGCGTCGTGGACTTCGGCAGCGGGAGGACGTCCTTCTGCAGCAGGTAGCGCAGGCTCACCTGCGCGCCGGTCTTGCCGTACTTCTCCGCGATCAGCGCGATGTCCTCGTCCCCGATCAGCCGCCCGGTCGCGAGCGGCGAGTAGCCCTCCACGAGGATGCCGCGCTCCTGGCAGAACGCCGTCGTCTCGGGCTGCGTGTGCCCGACGAACCAGCGGATCTGGTCGACGTGCGGCACCACGCTCGTCCCGCCGATCAGCGACTCCAGGTCGGCCACGACGAAGTTGCTCACCCCGATGGAGCGCGTCCGGCCGGCGTCGTACAGTTCCTCGAACACCTTCCACACCTCGATGTTCCCGGCGCGGTGATCGCTGCCCTGGTGGTTCCACGGCCACGGCGCGTGGATGAGGTAGAGGTCGATCGGCCCGAGGTCCAGGAGCTCGGACGACCGGTCGAAGGCGTGGCGCGCCCCCGCGGCATCCTTCACCTCGGCGGGGCACTTGGTCGTGATGAAGACGTCTTCGCGCGGGAGGCCGCTGTCGCGCACCGCCCGTCCCACGCTCGCCTCGTTGCCGTACGCGCGCGCCGTGTCGATGTGCCGGTAGCCGGTGTCGAGCGCCGTGCGCACGGAGTCGTAGGTGAGCGGGCCGTCCGGGATCTGCCAGGTGCCGAACCCGACCTTCGGGATCTCGACGCCGTTGGACAGGGCGAACGTGTCGGTGAGGACGGGCATGGGGGCTCCTTTCGGCGGGCGGATGCGGGTCATGGTAGCCCTCGTCATTGCCACCCGTGCAGGCCGCTCGGTAGCATCCGGCCATGTCCTCCGACGCGCGCGGGCCGAAGATCCACCGGACGCCGAACCTCGCCATCACCGTCCTGGTCGCCATCTACGTCGTCGCGCTGATCAGCGCGATCGTGCTCTACTTCGTCGGCTTCGCGGTGCGGCCGACCGATGCGGCCGGGGCCGCGGACGTGTTCGCCTGGGGCAACCGGCTCGGCGTGCTCGGGGTGTTCGGTGGGATGCTGCACCTCGCTGTGGGAGCCATCCGCCACATCGTGGAGGACAACGCGCGCCGATGACCGAGCGCGACATCGCGCAGGCCGGACCTCGCCGGCCGCGCCACCGGTACTGGCTGCCGGCCTCCGTGGCACTCGCGCTCGCCCTCGACGTGGCCGCCGCGGGGTTCGGCCGGTTCGCCTGGTGCGGGTTCGGCTGCCAGGACGCGCCGGGCGTCCTCCCCGTCGCGCTCGGGAGTGTGGGCGTCGTCGCGGTCGTCACATTGCTGGCCGTCGCGCTGCCGCCGTGGACGCCCGGATGGCGGCGGCCGGTCATCGCCGCGGCTGCGGGGCTGGCTGCTGCGGGGCTCGCCGCTGTGTGGGTGTTCCCGCTGGGTTGATCGGGGTCTACGTTCGCGTGTGAGCCCGCACGCCCCGCACACCGCCGCATCCCCCGGGAGGACACCATGAGCACCGAGCGCACCCCCTCTGCCGACCCCCTCTTCGCGGTGGTGGGAGCGACCGGACAACAGGGCGGCTCCGTGGTCGACGCGCTCCTGGAGCGCGGCGCCCGCGTCCGCGCTCTCGTGCGCGACCCCGACGCCCCGGCCGCTCAGCGCCTCGCTGAACGCGGCGTGGAACTGTCGCCCGGCGAGCTGGACGACGCGGCATCCCTCGACCGGTTCTTCGCCGGGGTGGACGGCGCATTCGCGATGACCACGCCGCGCGGCGGCATCGAGCACGAGACCGCCTCCGGGATCGCAGCCGCGGACGCCGCCGCGCGGGCCGGGGTGCCGCACTTCGTCTTCAGCTCGGTCGGCGGCGCGGAGCGGCACACGGGCATCCCGCACTTCGAGAGCAAGCGCCGCGTCGAGGAGCACCTGGACGCGCTCGGCCTGCACCGCACGATCATCCGGCCGGTGTTCTTCATGGACAACCTGGCCGCCCGGTCGGTCAGCGTCGAGGACGGAGCGGTCGTCGTCCGGATGGCGCTGCCACCGCACGTCCCGCTGGAGATGGTCGCCGTCCGCGACATCGGCCGGGTCGCCGCCGCGATCCTGCTGGGCGGGACCTCCGTGGAGGGATCGACCCTGGAGATCGCGGGCGACCGGCTGACCGGGGACGACATCGCGGAGGCCATCGGACTCCACGCCGGGCTTCCCGCGCGCTACGAGGCGCTGCCGCTGGAGGCGGTCGCGTCGTTCGGCGACATGGCGCAGATGTTCCGGTGGTTCGCGGAGACGCCCGCGTATCAGGCCGACTTCGCGACGACGCGGGAGCTGGACCCGGAGGTGCTGGACCTGAACGCGTGGCTGGCGCAGTCGGGGTGGATGCCGGGGGAGGCGAGCAGCCGGCGCCGCGGCTAGTGCGCCTCGCCCCGCCGCGGCGTAGGCTGTGCGCCGCACCATGACGTCGCTCCAGCGGGAGGCCGAATGTCAACGCACGCCACCCGGGCACTCGCCCTCGACTTCTCCTGGCAGCTGGCGGAGCTCAACCGGCCGGAGGACTACCTCGACGCGGCCGCGGAACTGCTCGGCCGGCTGATCCCGTCCGCCGGTGTCAGTCGCGGCCACCTCGACTCGGACGCCGGCGTGTACGAGCACCGCGGGTGGCCGCCCGACGCGTTCGTCATCGACGCGATGTCCGATCGGATGGTCGCCAGCTACGCCGACCATCCGATGATCGTGAGCTACTTCCCGGCCGTGGACCGCGACCGCGGCCGTCCGCGACGGACCTCCGACATCGTCTCCCTCAGCGACCTGCGCCGCACGGCCGCGTACGCGCAGATCCTCCGGCCGCTCGGCTGGCTCAACCAGCTGACGATCATGACCGAGCACAGCGGGCCGACGACGGGCACGCTCTGGGTGTTCGACCGTGGCGGGGCGGAGTTCACCGACGAGGAGGTCGACATCGCCCGGATGCTGCAACCGGTGATGACGATGTTCGAGGCGGCTCCCGCGGCGCGGCGCCTGGTGGGTGCGGGTCCCGTCGGGCTCACCCCGCGGGAGGCGCAGGTGCTGCGGTGCGTCGCCCGGGGCCTGACCGCTCGGGCGACCGGCTCGTATCTGCGGATCACGGAGGGCACCGTGCACAAGCACCTGGAGAACGCCTACCGCAAGCTCGGGGCGACCAATCGCGTCGTCGCGGTCGACAGTGCGCGGCGCGCGGGGATCATCTGAGCCGGATCCGCTAGCAGAACTGCGAATACCGCGCGCTCACCGCCGCCCGCACCCTGGGGGTGGAGGTGATCGTGATGCCATCGCAGACGGCAGGGGAGGACGCCGAGTGCGTCCTCATCGACTGGGCGCGCGTGCGGATCCCGGACGCGCGGCCGGAGCCGGCGAGCCGACCGGAGGGAGAGGAGCCCTGAGCGCCCGGCGGACGCGTCTCAGCGGTGCCGCGGCTTGCGAGGAGGTCGCTCGTCGCGCGCCGGCCGGTCGTCTCGGCTCGGCCGGTCGTCCCGGCCCCGCCGGTCATCCCTCCGCGGCCGCTCGTCGCGCCCGCGCCGTTCCTCCCACGCACCACGCTCACGCCGCGCCCCCGCGCCGCGGTCCGGCCGGATCTCGATCAGCTTGCCGCTGATCCGCGTCCCCTCCAGCCGGGACAGCGTGCCAGCCGGGAGGTCCGCCGGAAGCTCCACGAGGGAGAAGTCCGGCATGATGCGGATGTGGCCGAAGTCCTCGCGACTCAGGCCGCCCTCGTTGGCGAGGGCGCCGACGATCTGGCGGGGCTCCACCTTCTGGCGCTTGCCGACCTCGATCCGGTACGCGGCCATCGGCTTGTCGCTGCGCTCGCGCCGCGCGCCACGGCCGCCGCGGTCGTCACGCCCGTCACGTCCGCCGGCGCGGTCGTCCCGCCCGCCCGAGCGCCCGTCCCGCTCGACGCTCCGCGCGAGCGCATCGTCCGCGTCCAGCAGCAGCGGCTCGTCGCCCTGCGCCACGACCGCGAGCGCAGCCGCCACGTCGGCCTCCGGCACGTCGTGGTGCTCCACATAGTGCCCGATGATGTCGCGGAAGCGCGTGATCCGCTCGACCTGCGCCAGTGCCGTGCTGATCGCGTCGTCGAAGCGGGCCAGGCGGGTGACGTTGATGTCGTCCACGCTCGGCAGCTGCATCTGCGTCAGCGGCTGGCGGGTGGCCTTCTCGATGGCGGTCAGCAGGCGCCGCTCGCGCGGGGTGACGAAGCTGATCGCCGCGCCGCTGCGTCCGGCGCGGCCGGTCCGGCCGATGCGGTGCACGTACGACTCGGTGTCGACCGGGATGTCGAAGTTGACCACATGGCTGATCCGCTCGACGTCGAGGCCGCGTGCCGCGACGTCGGTGGCGACCAGGATGTCGAGCTTGCCCGACTTGAGCTGGTCGACCGTGCGCTCGCGCTGCGCCTGGGCGACATCCCCGTTGATCGCCGCCGCCGAGTAGCCGCGGGCGCGCAGCCGCTCGGCCAGTGTCTCGGTCTCGTTCTTGGTGCGGACGAAGATGATCATCCCCTCGAAGTTCTCCACCTCGAGGATGCGGGTGAGCGCGTCCACCTTCTGCGGATACGAGACGACCAGGTAGCGCTGGGTGATGTTGGGGGAGGTCGTGGTCTTGGTCTTGACCGTGACCTCTTCCGGGTCGTGCAGGTACTTCTTCGAGATGCGGCGGATCTGCGCGGGCATCGTCGCCGAGAACAGCGCGACCTGCTTGTCGTCCGGGGTGTCGGCGAGGATGGTCTCGACGTCCTCCGCGAAGCCCATCTTCAGCATCTCGTCGGCCTCGTCGAGCACGAGGTAACGGAGCTCGGAGAGGTCGAGCGTGCCCTTGTCGAGGTGGTCCATGATCCGGCCGGGGGTGCCGACGACGATGTGGACGCCGCGGCGCAGCGCCGACAGCTGCACGCCGTAGCCCTGCCCGCCATACACCGGCAGCAGGTGCACGCCGCGCATGTGGGCGGCGTAGCTCTCGAAGGCCTCCGCGACCTGGAGGGCGAGCTCGCGGGTGGGCGCGAGGACGAGCGCCTGCGGGATCTTCTGCGACAGGTCGAGCCGCGACAGGATCGGCAGCGCGAACGCCGCCGTCTTGCCCGTTCCGGTCTGGGCGAGCCCGACGACGTCCCGGCCCTCCAGCAGCAGCGGGATGGTCGCCGCCTGGATGGCCGACGGGGTCTCGTAGCCGAGGTCCTTCACGGCCTTCAGGACGTGGGCGTCGAGGCCCAGGTCGGAGAAGGTGAGGGAGGCCTCGGTGTCGGCGGCGGCGTTCTCCGCGCCGGTCTCGGGCGTCTCGGCGGTCGTGTCGGGCGTCTCGGCGGTGTCGTTCTCGGGCGTGCTCACCCTTGAACGGTAGTCGCCACCTCCAGCAACCGCACCTCCGCGCGCGGCGGGACGACGGCCGGGTGTGTCCCCGCCATGCGCTCCAGCACCCGGACGACCTGGCACGAGTAGCCGTATTCGTTGTCGTACCAGACGTAGAGGACGAGGTTGGTCCCGTCCGCGATGGTGGCCAGGCCGTCCACGATCCCGGCGCGGTGCGAGCCGACGAAGTCGCTGGAGACGACCTCCGGGGACTCCACGTAGTCGATCTGCTGGCGCAGCTTGGAGTGCAGCGACACCCGGCGCAGGTAGTCGTTGACCTGCTCCTTCGTCGCCGGCCGCTCCAGCGTCAGGTTCAGGATGGCGAGCGACACGTCCGGGGTGGGGACGCGGATGCTCGAGCCCGTGAGCTTGCCCGCGAGCGAGGGGAGGGCCTTTGCGACCGCCTTCGCCGCGCCGGTCTCGGTGATGACCATGTTGAGCACCGCCGAGCGCCCGCGCCGGTCGCCCTTGTGGAAGTTGTCGGTGAGGTTCTGGTCGTTCGTGAACGAGTGGACGGTCTCCACATGGCCGCGAACGATGCCGTACGCGTCCTCCAGCGCCTTGAGCACCGGGGTGATCGCGTTCGTGGTGCAGGAGGCCGCCGAGACGATGCGGTCGTCGTCGGTGATGGTGTCGTCGTTGATGCCGTGCACGATGTTCTTCAGCGGCGACTTGCCCGGCGCCGTCAGCAGCACCCGCGCGACGCCCGGGCTGGCCAGGTGCTGTGCGAGGCCGGTCTCGTCGCGCCAGCGGCCGGTGTTGTCGACCACGATCGCGTCGCGGATGCCGTAGGCGGCGTAGTCGACGCTCGTCGGGTCGTCGGAGTAGATGACCTGGATGCGCGTCCCGTTGGCGACCAGCACATCGTGCTCGGCGTCCACCGTGACGGAGCCGGGGAACGGCCCGTGCACCGAGTCGCGGGCGAGGAGGCTGGCGCGCTTGTCGAGGTCGTTGTCCGACCCGCGGCGGACGACGATCGCGCGCAGGCGCAGCCCGTTGCCGTTGCCCGCGTGGTTGATGAGGATGCGCGCGAGCAGCCGTCCGATGCGGCCGAAGCCGTAGAGCACAACGTCGGTGGGACCGGCCGCGTACGTGGAGTGCGCCGCCTCGATCTCGTCCCGCACCCGGGCCTCCACGTCGGCGTCGTCGAGACCGCGCACCGACATGGCGAGCCGTGCGACGTCGATGGAAGCGGGGGCCGGCGCGATCGCGAGCAGCGCGGTGAGCACCGCCGCCGTCTCCCGCAGCGTCAGCTCCTCGTGCCCGAGCTCGCGGGCGCGGTCGTGCACCGAGATGACCCCCGTCGCCGACAGGTTGATCAGGCGGTGGCCGTGGATGGAGGTGACGACGCCGTGGTCGCGGTAGAGGCGGCCGATGAGGGGGATGAGCTGCTCTGCCTGCACCTCCCGCTCGACCCACGCCGCGCGGTGGGACTCGAAGGCGTGCGGGTGGTCGGTGTTGAAGGTGGTCACGCTCGGTACTCAGGGCCCTTCCGCGTCGGATGGACGCGTCTGTTCGTCGGCTGCGGAGGTCGCCCGCACTGTGACGGTATCGGCCGAACGGCCGTTCTTCCGGGTCGCGGGCGCGGAAAGATCCCGCGATCTTTCGGATGCGGCAAGAAGTTCGCGGGTTCGGGGTGTGCCGGGCCGCAGGAACGCTAGAACTTATCGGGCGAGTCGATCGCCTCCCCGGCCAGCACCTCCGGCGGCGCGCTCGCGTCGCCTCCGACGGACGCGATGAATCCCTGGAGCTCGGGGTCGGCGAAGAACGTGCGGAACGCGTCCTGCGTCTCCCATTCGTCCATGATGACGACGAACCCGTCGCCGACGGCGAACCGGTGGTGTATCGCGCCCGCGGCCTTGGCCCGGTCTGCGATCTCCCGGTACTCGGCGGCGCGCGTGCTGAGGGAGTTCGTGAACGCGTCCGTGTCGCCGGTGAACTTGGTTGCGATGAGGACAGACATGAGTGGTACCTCCTGCGGCCTCCCCCCGGATCGGTGCCGATGGTAGCAGCGGGGTGTGGGGGCGGCAACGGAGACCGAGCGGTCCGCTGCGGCGCGCGGGCAGGGCGCTCTCAGACGCCGCCTCCGCCTCCACCGCCGCCTCCGCCGCCTGAGAACCCGCCGCCGCCGGTGCCGCCGGTCGACGAGCTGCTCGTCATGGTCGAGCTGGAGGAGATCCCGCTGACCAGCTGCGAGAGCACGACCGCGTTGAACGCGGTCTGACCCGAGTACCAGGTCGGCGTCTCGCCGGTCTGCTCGTAGAACCTCCCGAGCTCGGCCAGCCATTTCTTCTCGTCGCCGAAGAGCACCGCCCAGGGGAGGAGCCGCTCGTTGAGCCGCAGCATCTCGCGCGGGTCGCCCACCGCGACGGGCACGCGCTCGGCGCCTTGCGGCGACTGGAGGTAGCGGATGCGGTCGGCCTCGGCGAGGTGGACGTACATCCGCAGGCCGTCGACGTACTCGCGGAGCCCGGTGCCGGTGGCGGTCAGGGGAGAGCGCGACACGAGCGCCGCGGTCGCGACGAAGAGCAGGACGGAGCCGATGAGGAGGACGACCGGGATCGCGCCTCCGTAGACGCCGACGATGCACAGCACCGAGCCGACGACGGCGAGCACGGTCGCCGCGAGGGCGGTGAAGAACACCGCGCGCACCGGGCCGCGCGGGCCGGTGGTGCGGTAGCCGTCGTCCGTGGCGTTCTTGTGCACGCGCTTCATCAGCGACTGGATGGCCCGCGCGACGCGGGTGTTGGACGAGCCGAGCTCCAGCGTCGCGCCCGGGCTCAGCGACTCCCCGAACAGCGCGCGCAGGAACCGCAGCTCGTCATCCGTGGGGTGCGGATCGACCAGTGCCTGCCGGCCGCTCGCCTCCGTCGAGACGAACTCGAGCGTGTACTTCGAGCGCCCGAAGAACCCCGTCGACTCGACCACGCGGACCCGGCCGGAAACAGCGAGGTCGAGCGTCTGCGCGGCGACCGCCTTCTTGCTGAGGCCGGTGACGTCGGCGGTGAGCAGCAGCCCCTCCTTCGGCGGCACATACTCGGGGACGATTGTGCCGCGTCCCGGTGCGTCCCCGAGCAGGCGCAGCCGCACGACGACTCCGGCGATCAGGGCCGCGATGAGGAACACGAGACCGGCGACCGCCGCGTACCCCCAACCCGTGTCGAACAGCCCGTCGGCCCGCGCCGTGAACGTGCCCCGCGCGAACCCGATCGCGAAAGTGAGGTTCTCCTGCGGGCCGAGCTGATCGGCCGAGAACCGGAACCCGTCGCCCGTGCGCTCCACGGTCGCCTTCTGCGTGGACCCCTGCGCACCCCGGTACGCGGACGCCTCCCCCTGCAGCGCGCCGGACAGCCCGGCGCCGAGGTGGACGGTGGCGGTGACGCGATCGAACGGCTGCGCCCACGCGGTGCCGTTGGTGTCCCAGTAGAACTCGTCGTACCCGGTGTCGGGGAAGTACCGCGTGACGTTCGTCTGCCGGTAGGTGATGACGTACGTCTGGTCGCCGTGGACGAAGTGGTCCGCCGCGATCGTCAACGTGCGCACGCCGCTGTCGGACGCGCTGGTGTAGCTGCGCGGGACGCCGTTCTGGTCGGTGACCGAGACGACCTGGAGGCCGGTCGGATGCCCGTCGTAGTCCTCGACCAGCTGCCGCCGGATCCCGTGGTTCTGGTCGGTCTGCGGGAACCGGGCGACCAGCGTCTCCACGGTGGTGAGGGTGGAGTGCCCTGCGGCGTCGCGGCCGAGGCGGTAGTCGCCGTCGAAGCTGGCGAAGGTGAAGTCGTCGACGCCGGCGGGGGCGGCCGGCGCCACGGCGGAGGCCGGCGCGGGCCGGGCCGCCGCCGGCGCCGCGCTCGCGCCGAACGCGCCGACGAGGATCACGGCGGACAGCGCCGCGACGACGACGGAGATCAGCCTGCCGCCGCCACCGGCCGACCGTGAGACCCGAGCGCGCACCCTCACGTGGACGCCTCCAGGGACCAGCCGGCGGGCGCGTTCTCACTCATGAATGGAGGCTAACAGCGGCGCGCCCGCCCGGTCGGGTCAGTGGGTCGCCGGCGGCGGGTTGTCGGGCAGCCAGTCCGCGAAGCGGGTCTCGAAGATCGTCGCGTCGGGGCCGGGGAGGAGCATGTCGTCCGTGAGGCGCTCGCCGAAGTAGCGGGCGTCGGGGTCGGCCACGACGGTGCGCGGGTCGCCGCGGAACGCCAGGCCGGTGCGGACGAGATCGTCGAGTCCGAACTGCTCCGGTCCGGCGACCTCCCTGGTCGCGTTCAGCGGCTCGTGCGCGGTGACCTGCGCGACGGCCGTCGCGACGTCCTCGGCCGCCATCGGACGGATCTGCGCGTGCGACAGGTGGACCTCGTCCCCGACGGTCGCCGAGGCGGCGATGCTGGCGACGAATTCGAAGAACTGCGTGGCGTGGACGAGGGAGAACGGGATGCCGCTGCCGGCGATCAGCGTCTCCTGGGCGACCTTCGCCCGCATGTACCCGCTGTCCGTCATCCGGTCGCAGCCCACGACCGACAGCGCGACGTAGTGGCCGACGCCCGCCTTCTTCGCCGCGGCGATGATGTTGGTGGTCGCTGTGCGGAAGAACGCCATCACATCGTCGTCGGCGAACGACGGCGAGTTGGAGACGTCGAGCACGGTCGAGGCGCCGGCGAGCGCGTCGTCGAGCCCCTCGCCCGTGATGGTGTCGACTCCCGAGTTCGGCGAGGCTGCGACGGCGTCGTGGCCGTGCGCGATCAGTTTCCGGACGACTTTGGAGCCGATCAGCCCCGTGCCTCCGATGACGACGATTCTGGACATGGGGTCCTCTTCTCTCCGGCTGCTGCCTGCTCGATGTGAACGTACGCAAGCTGTGACCGGCATGGCACGCGATTCGTGACAGCTTCGGACCGCGTCGTGGCAGGGAGGTCACAAAACGTCCGGCCGATCGGTCTCAGTGGTGACGGAATGCGAACGAATGCGACGGAGGCGATCGAATGTCCGCGATCACGCACGGGGCCGGACGGCGGCCCGTCGAGCCCATTCTCGCCCGGCTCGGCTGGGCTGCCTGGGAGTGGCTGGCACGGCCGCTGCACTACCGGGCGGTGCACCGGCTGCACGTGGCAGCCGAGACCGGGGACCGGGAGCGGCTGCGCGCCATGCTGGCGCCGACCGTCTCGGTGGTCGTCGACTCCGGGCGCGGCGATGCGTCGGGCGTCCGGGTGGTCCAGGGGATCGAGGACGCGAGCGTGTTGCTCGAGCATGGCTTCGCACGCCCGGAGGGCGTCTCGGTCGACGAGCGGTCGGTCAACGGCCAGGCGGGCCTGATCGTCAGCCGCGCGGGCGCCTCGATCGCATCGGTCGCCGTGGACTTCACCGGGCGCCGGATCTCGATGGTCTGGGTGCGACTCGATCCGGTGCACCGCCGGCACTGGAACAGCGTCTACGCGTGAGCGGCGGCGAACGGTCACAGTTCCCCTGTCTCGTCGGTCATAGCTCGTGACGGCGCGACCGCGCCGAGCCATCGAAAGGACAGACATGAAGATCGTCGTCATCGGCGGGACCGGCCTGATCGGCCGCCCGCTCGTCGAACAGCTCCGCCAGGCCGGACACGACGTGGTCCCCGCCTCCCCGTCGACCGGGGTCGACACCGTGACCGGAGCCGGGGTGGACGCAGCGCTCGCCGGCGCGGACGTCGTGGTCGACGTGCCCAACTCCCCGTCGTTCGAGGATGGACCCGTCATGGAGTTCTTCCAGCGCAGCACCGAGACGCTGGTCGACGCGGAGAAGCGGGCCGGGGTCGGCCACCACGTCGTGCTGTCGATCGTCGGCGCCGACCGCATGCCGGACATCGGGTACATGCGGGCCAAGGTCGCTCAGGAGGACATCGTCACGGGCAGCGGCGTCCCGTACACGATCGTTCGGGCGACCCAGTTCTTCGAGTTCATCCCCGCGCTCGCGGAGGGAGGCGCGGCCGACGGCGCCATCACGCTGTCGCCGGTGCTCATGCAGCCGATCGCGGCCGCCGACGTCTCGCAGGCGCTGGCCGGCGTCGCGGTGGCCGAGCCCGCCGACGCGATCGTCGAGTTCGCCGGTCCCGAGCCGATCCGCCTCGCCGACGCGGCGACGGCCATCCTGCGCAGCCGGGGCGACACCCGGCCGATCGTCGCGGACGAGTCCGCCGGCTACTTCGGCGGCGCCGTGACCGACGAGTCCCTCGTTCCCGGGCACGACCCGAAGGCGGCCGCTCAGTTGCGCGGTGAGACCTCCCTCGACGAGTGGATCCGTCGCTAGCATCGAAGCCATGCCGCAACCCGATGCCTCGGACCGCCCCAGCGGCGACGACGACCTCGCCTCCGCAGTCGCGACGTTCGCGGAGGTCCGTCCCCGGCTGTTCGGCATCGCCTACCGGATGCTCGGCACCGTCGCAGACGCCGAGGACATCGTGCAGGACACCTGGTTGCGCTGGCAGGCGTACGACCGTTCGACCGTGCGTGAGCCGGCGGCGTTCCTGGCCACCGCCACGACGCGGCTCGCGATGAACGCGGCGACATCGGCGCACGCGACCCGCGAGACCTATATCGGGCCCTGGCTTCCGGAGCCCGTCGACACCTCCCAGGATCCGACTCTGGGCGCCGAGCGCGGCGAGGCCCTGGGCTTCGCCGTGCTCGTGCTGCTCGAGAAGCTGTCGGCCGCCGAGCGCGCCGCGTACGTCCTCCGCGAGGCGTTCGACTACCCGTACGCCGAGATCGCCCGCATCGTGGAGACCTCGGAGCCCGCCGCCCGCCAGCTGGTCAGCCGGGCCCGCAAGCACCTCGCGGCCGAGCGCGCGTCGCGGGTCGTCGCCGACGAGGAGCGCACCCGCCTTCTGACGGCGTTCATGACAGCCGCGGAGCAGGGCGATATGGCGGCGCTGGAGAAGCTGTTCGCCGACGACGTCGTCTCGCTCTCCGACGGCGGCGGCGTCGTCCGCGCGACGCGCATCCCCGTCGTCGGCGCTGTCACGGTCGCCAAGTACATCCACGCGTTCGCTTCGCGGTTCTGGGAGGGCTCGGCCCTGCACCTGGCCGAGCTGAACGGCGAGCCGGCGATCGTGGCCACCCGCGACGGCGACGTCTTCGCCTACGTCACGGCCGACTTCGACGGCGCCGGCATCCATCGTCTGTACTGGGTGCTCAACCCCTACAAGCTGGGGCACGTCTCCGCCGCCTGATGTCACAGAAGGGCCTCCTGTCCGGTCATAGCTGGTGAGGACAGGAGGTTCGTCATGCGTCGGATCCTCATCGAGGGCGGCGGACACGGTCGCCGGCCGCAGCGCTCGCTCACCGAGTCGGTCGCCCGCGCCGCGCGCGAGTCGGGAGCCGGGCGTCGGCTCGCTGCCGCTCGTGCCAGGCTCGCGGACCGGCGCGTGTCGCTGCACTGGTCCAACCTGTTCGGCGTCGTCGCCCTCGCGTGTGTCGTCGTGCTGTTCGTCACCGGCCTCCTGTTGATGTTCTGGTACGCGCCGTCGAGTCAGCGGGCCGTCTACGAGGGCTCGTACGCGCCGCTCGTCGGTCAGGAGGCCTCCGCCGCCTACGTCTCGATCCTGCACACCTCGTTCGACATCGGCGGCGGCCTGCTCGTGCGGCAGGCGCATCACTGGGCCGCCCTCCTGCTGCCCGCTGCGATCATCCTGCAGCTCGCCGTCACCTTCTTCACCGCAGCCTTCCGCCGCCGTCGCGGGTCGTGGCTGGTGCTCTTCGGGCTGCTGATCGTCGCGCTGGCGGGAGGCTGGAGCGGCTACGCCCTGCCGGATGACATGCTCTCCGGCACCGGCCTGCGGATCTTCCAGGGCATCCTCCTCGGGATCCCCGTCGCGGGGACCTGGCTGTCGTGGCTGTTCTTCGGCGGCGGGTTCCCCGGGCGGATCATCGAGAACCTCTACCCCGTCCACATCGCCGTCGTCCCCGCCCT is a window from the Leifsonia shinshuensis genome containing:
- a CDS encoding aldo/keto reductase, translating into MPVLTDTFALSNGVEIPKVGFGTWQIPDGPLTYDSVRTALDTGYRHIDTARAYGNEASVGRAVRDSGLPREDVFITTKCPAEVKDAAGARHAFDRSSELLDLGPIDLYLIHAPWPWNHQGSDHRAGNIEVWKVFEELYDAGRTRSIGVSNFVVADLESLIGGTSVVPHVDQIRWFVGHTQPETTAFCQERGILVEGYSPLATGRLIGDEDIALIAEKYGKTGAQVSLRYLLQKDVLPLPKSTTPHRIAENAELDFELSAEDVATLDALTPRAH
- a CDS encoding NmrA/HSCARG family protein gives rise to the protein MSTERTPSADPLFAVVGATGQQGGSVVDALLERGARVRALVRDPDAPAAQRLAERGVELSPGELDDAASLDRFFAGVDGAFAMTTPRGGIEHETASGIAAADAAARAGVPHFVFSSVGGAERHTGIPHFESKRRVEEHLDALGLHRTIIRPVFFMDNLAARSVSVEDGAVVVRMALPPHVPLEMVAVRDIGRVAAAILLGGTSVEGSTLEIAGDRLTGDDIAEAIGLHAGLPARYEALPLEAVASFGDMAQMFRWFAETPAYQADFATTRELDPEVLDLNAWLAQSGWMPGEASSRRRG
- a CDS encoding helix-turn-helix transcriptional regulator yields the protein MSTHATRALALDFSWQLAELNRPEDYLDAAAELLGRLIPSAGVSRGHLDSDAGVYEHRGWPPDAFVIDAMSDRMVASYADHPMIVSYFPAVDRDRGRPRRTSDIVSLSDLRRTAAYAQILRPLGWLNQLTIMTEHSGPTTGTLWVFDRGGAEFTDEEVDIARMLQPVMTMFEAAPAARRLVGAGPVGLTPREAQVLRCVARGLTARATGSYLRITEGTVHKHLENAYRKLGATNRVVAVDSARRAGII
- a CDS encoding DEAD/DEAH box helicase, with the protein product MSTPENDTAETPDTTAETPETGAENAAADTEASLTFSDLGLDAHVLKAVKDLGYETPSAIQAATIPLLLEGRDVVGLAQTGTGKTAAFALPILSRLDLSQKIPQALVLAPTRELALQVAEAFESYAAHMRGVHLLPVYGGQGYGVQLSALRRGVHIVVGTPGRIMDHLDKGTLDLSELRYLVLDEADEMLKMGFAEDVETILADTPDDKQVALFSATMPAQIRRISKKYLHDPEEVTVKTKTTTSPNITQRYLVVSYPQKVDALTRILEVENFEGMIIFVRTKNETETLAERLRARGYSAAAINGDVAQAQRERTVDQLKSGKLDILVATDVAARGLDVERISHVVNFDIPVDTESYVHRIGRTGRAGRSGAAISFVTPRERRLLTAIEKATRQPLTQMQLPSVDDINVTRLARFDDAISTALAQVERITRFRDIIGHYVEHHDVPEADVAAALAVVAQGDEPLLLDADDALARSVERDGRSGGRDDRAGGRDGRDDRGGRGARRERSDKPMAAYRIEVGKRQKVEPRQIVGALANEGGLSREDFGHIRIMPDFSLVELPADLPAGTLSRLEGTRISGKLIEIRPDRGAGARRERGAWEERRGRDERPRRDDRRGRDDRPSRDDRPARDERPPRKPRHR
- a CDS encoding glyceraldehyde-3-phosphate dehydrogenase — translated: MQAEQLIPLIGRLYRDHGVVTSIHGHRLINLSATGVISVHDRARELGHEELTLRETAAVLTALLAIAPAPASIDVARLAMSVRGLDDADVEARVRDEIEAAHSTYAAGPTDVVLYGFGRIGRLLARILINHAGNGNGLRLRAIVVRRGSDNDLDKRASLLARDSVHGPFPGSVTVDAEHDVLVANGTRIQVIYSDDPTSVDYAAYGIRDAIVVDNTGRWRDETGLAQHLASPGVARVLLTAPGKSPLKNIVHGINDDTITDDDRIVSAASCTTNAITPVLKALEDAYGIVRGHVETVHSFTNDQNLTDNFHKGDRRGRSAVLNMVITETGAAKAVAKALPSLAGKLTGSSIRVPTPDVSLAILNLTLERPATKEQVNDYLRRVSLHSKLRQQIDYVESPEVVSSDFVGSHRAGIVDGLATIADGTNLVLYVWYDNEYGYSCQVVRVLERMAGTHPAVVPPRAEVRLLEVATTVQG